The following are from one region of the Corylus avellana chromosome ca1, CavTom2PMs-1.0 genome:
- the LOC132186528 gene encoding cell division cycle 20.2, cofactor of APC complex-like, giving the protein MDAGTSFNLKGQSRCPLQEQYMQRKNARDNLDRFIPNRSAMDFDFAHYMLTEGRKEGKENPAASSPAREAYRKRLAEAFNMNRTRILAFKNKPPAPVELIPREFSSSLHSDKPAKPRRHIPQTSERTLDAPDLVDDYYLNLLDWGSCNVLAIALGNTVYLWDASNGSTSELVSIDEEDGPVTSVSWAPDGRHIAIGLNNSDVQLWDSTANRQLRTLKGGHRMRVGTLAWNNHILTTGGMDSLIINNDVRIRDHIVETYRGHSQEVCGLKWSASGQQLASGGNDNLLHIWDRSTASSNSATQWLHRLEDHTSAVKALAWCPFQSNLLASGGGGGDRCIKFWNTHTGACLNSVDTGSQVCSLLWGKTERELLSSHGFTQNQLILWKYPSMVKMAELNGHTSRVLFMAQSPDGCTVASAAGDETLRFWNVFGVPEVAKPTPKAIPEPFAHVNRIR; this is encoded by the exons ATGGATGCAGGAACTTCTTTTAACTTGAAGGGGCAGTCTCGGTGCCCACTTCAAGAACAATATATGCAGAGAAAGAATGCTCGAGATAAC TTGGATAGGTTCATTCCAAACAGATCAGCAATGGACTTCGATTTCGCGCATTACATGCTGACAGAAGGGAGGAAAGAAGGTAAGGAGAACCCGGCTGCAAGCTCACCAGCAAGAGAGGCCTACAGGAAGCGGCTGGCTGAGGCTTTCAACATGAACCGGACCCGAATTCTTGCCTTCAAGAACAAGCCACCTGCCCCGGTGGAGTTGATCCCACGTGAATTCTCCTCTTCTCTCCACAGTGATAAGCCAGCAAAGCCCCGACGACATATTCCTCAG ACTTCTGAGAGGACATTAGATGCTCCTGACCTTGTGGATGATTATTACCTGAATCTACTGGACTGGGGAAGCTGCAATGTTCTCGCAATTGCGCTTGGAAATACAGTTTATCTGTGGGATGCGTCAAATGGTTCTACTTCTGAACTTGTCAGTATTGATGAGGAAGATGGCCCCGTTACAAGTGTTAGCTGGGCTCCTGATGGCCGGCACATTGCTATTGGCTTGAACAATTCCGATGTACAGTTGTGGGATTCAACAGCCAATCGACAG CTAAGAACCTTGAAAGGTGGTCACAGAATGCGAGTGGGGACTCTGGCATGGAATAATCATATCCTTACAACCGGAGGAATGGACAGTTTGATCATTAACAATGATGTGAGAATCAGAGATCACATTGTTGAAACCTACAGAGGCCACAGCCAAGAGGTTTGTGGGCTAAAATGGTCAGCTTCAGGCCAGCAATTGGCGAGTGGAGGTAATGATAATCTCCTCCACATCTGGGACAGATCAACAGCATCTTCAAATTCTGCTACGCAGTGGCTTCACAGGCTTGAGGACCATACATCTGCCGTGAAAGCCCTTGCTTGGTGCCCTTTCCAGAGCAATTTGCTGGCTTctggtggaggtggaggtgatAGGTGCATAAAGTTCTGGAACACCCACACTGGTGCGTGCCTCAACTCTGTCGACACTGGCTCTCAGGTTTGTTCTCTGCTGTGGGGCAAGACTGAGAGAGAGCTACTTAGCTCTCATGGTTTTACTCAAAATCAGCTCATTCTTTGGAAGTACCCATCAATGGTGAAGATGGCAGAGCTCAATGGTCATACCTCTAGGGTTCTTTTTATGGCTCAG AGCCCAGATGGTTGCACGGTGGCATCAGCAGCTGGGGATGAAACACTGAGATTCTGGAATGTCTTTGGGGTCCCGGAAGTTGCCAAACCTACTCCCAAGGCAATCCCTGAGCCTTTTGCTCATGTGAATCGCATCCGATAA
- the LOC132168166 gene encoding gluconokinase isoform X3, whose product MTSGLKGIAVVIMGVSGAGKSTIGEMLAKFMNGSFLDADDYHPLSNKEKMHKGIPLTDEDRIPWLETLQDTLRESLISGKFVILGCSALQKRYRNILRSADPNYDVGSYASVVKFVLLDAPAEVLAARLEKRAAEGNHFMPAKLLQSQLDLLQIDELEGIFKVDATLSPQTIISIIYTWIFPPQENKNL is encoded by the exons ATGACTTCTGGTCTCAAAG GAATAGCTGTTGTGATTATGGGTGTCAGTGGTGCTGGGAAATC CACAATAGGTGAGATGCTGGCAAAATTTATGAATGGCAGCTTTCTTGATGCTGATGATTACCACCCACTATCAAATAAAG AAAAGATGCATAAAGGGATCCCACTAACAGATGAAGATCGAATTCCATGGCTTGAAACACTGCAGGATACCTTACGAGAGAGCTTAATCAGTGGAAAATTTGTGATTCTTGGGTGTTCTGCTCTCCAGAAGCGATACAGAAACATTCTCAGATCTGCTGACCCAAATTATGATGTGGGAAGCTATGCCAGTGTGGTAAAGTTTGTTTTATTGGATGCCCCGGCCGAAGTGCTTGCTGCTCGTTTAGAGAAAAGAGCTGCAGAAGGGAATCATTTCATGCCTGCTAAGCTTTTGCAATCTCAGTTAGACTTGCTTCAGATAGATGAATTGGAAGGAATATTTAAGGTAGATGCCACTCTAAGTCCACAGACGATTATAAGTATCATATACACTTGGATTTTTCCACCTCAGGAGAATAAGAATCTGTAA
- the LOC132178695 gene encoding B3 domain-containing transcription factor VRN1-like — protein sequence MDRKSITKHTGFYPWTVDRYERQQHPLKSANRTFFLTMAGNRSRTRRTPVVPNRSYDLRLSTSMGGRKPSHFFNIILPSTVHENKLMIPVKFVMEFGDELSDVATLTVPNGHFWQVGLEKGNNEIWFDDGWKEFMEYHSIDYGYFLVFRYEGNSKFHVLVLDCTATEIEYPLSKDCNKNVTSSRERAIQAAKMLKPASPSFMSILRPYQIEKATLYVPVGFAIEHLTGDDQFVKLQTTDGKQWDSWCYCHTVSSKAKNIGWAQFCRDNDLAAGDVCVFELIKMNPVVLNVSIFRLADY from the exons ATGGACAGAAAGAGTATAACAAAACACACAGGTTTTTATCCGTGGACGGTGGATCGATATGAAAGGCAGCAGCACCCACTCAAATCAGCCAACCGCACTTTTTTCTTAACTATGGCAGGGAATAGATCAAGGACTCGCCGGACTCCAGTGGTGCCCAACCGGAGCTATGATCTCCGGCTGTCTACTTCTATGGGGGGAAGGAAACCCTCGCACTTCTTCAACATCATACTCCCCTCTACCGTTCACGAAAACAAATTG ATGATCCCGGTAAAGTTTGTAATGGAATTTGGGGATGAACTGTCTGATGTTGCTACACTCACTGTTCCCAATGGTCATTTTTGGCAAGTGGGGTTGGAGAAAGGCAACAACGAGATTTGGTTTGATGATGGTTGGAAGGAGTTTATGGAATACCATTCTATTGATTATGGCTACTTTTTAGTGTTCAGGTATGaaggaaattcaaaattccaTGTTCTTGTACTCGATTGTACTGCAACTGAAATTGAGTATCCATTGAGCAAGGATTGTAACAAGAATGTTACATCCAGCCGAGAGAGAGCAATCCAAGCAGCAAAAATGTTGAAGCCTGCAAGTCCTTCATTCATGAGCATCTTGCGGCCCTATCAGATAGAAAAAGCTACTTTG TATGTGCCTGTTGGATTTGCTATCGAGCATCTTACTGGGGATGATCAGTTTGTCAAGCTTCAGACTACTGACGGAAAACAATGGGATTCCTGGTGCTATTGCCATACAGTTTCAAGTAAAGCAAAGAATATAGGGTGGGCTCAGTTTTGCAGGGACAATGATTTAGCAGCAGGAGATGTGTGTGTCTTTGAGCTGATCAAGATGAACCCTGTTGTGCTTAACGTCTCAATATTTCGCCTGGCTGACTATTGA
- the LOC132184085 gene encoding uncharacterized protein LOC132184085, which produces MERKTVVICSVVGFLGLLSAATGFGAEGTRIKGSQVQFPSPSECVYPRSPAMVLGSIAALALMIAQIIINASTGCMCCKRGPQPSNANWRLALVCFVFSWFTFVIAFLLLLTGAALNDQHGEENLYFGSYSCYVVKPGVFAGGAFLSLASVILGLIYYLSITLAKNSNEPWGNPAVPNQGGQGGIAMGQPQFPPQTTQEPVFVHEDTYIRRQFT; this is translated from the exons aTGGAGAGAAAGACTGTGGTGATATGCAGTGTTGTGGGGTTCTTGGGGCTACTATCAGCTGCTACTGGATTTGGTGCAGAGGGTACTCGGATTAAG GGTTCTCAGGTTCAGTTTCCTTCTCCTTCTGAATGTGTATACCCTCGGAGTCCTGCTATGGTTCTTGGTTCAATTGCAGCACTGGCTCTTATGATAGCTCAAATAATTATAAATGCTTCAACTGGGTGTATGTGTTGCAAAAGAGGTCCTCAGCCTTCTAACGCTAACTGGAGACTAGCACTGGTCTGCTTTGTGTTTTCCTG GTTCACATTTGTCATAGCGTTTCTTTTGTTGCTGACGGGTGCTGCACTCAATGATCAACATGGTGAAGAAAACTTGTACTTTGGCAGCTACTCTTGCTATGTTGTGAAACCTGGAGTCTTTGCTGGAGGTGCCTTTTTGTCCCTTGCAAGTGTGATTCTTGGTCTTATCTATTATCTCAGCATTACTTTGGCGAAGAACAGTAACGAGCCATGGGGCAATCCTGCTGTTCCTAATCAAGGAGGGCAAGGAGGGATAGCCATGGGACAACCTCAGTTTCCACCACAAACTACCCAAGAACCTGTTTTTGTACATGAAGACACCTATATCAGACGGCAATTTACGTGA
- the LOC132168166 gene encoding gluconokinase isoform X2 has product MLYLGEESVTLLTFKGIAVVIMGVSGAGKSTIGEMLAKFMNGSFLDADDYHPLSNKEKMHKGIPLTDEDRIPWLETLQDTLRESLISGKFVILGCSALQKRYRNILRSADPNYDVGSYASVVKFVLLDAPAEVLAARLEKRAAEGNHFMPAKLLQSQLDLLQIDELEGIFKVDATLSPQTIISIIYTWIFPPQENKNL; this is encoded by the exons ATGCTTTATCTAGGGGAAGAATCAGTCACACTTCTCACTTTTAAAG GAATAGCTGTTGTGATTATGGGTGTCAGTGGTGCTGGGAAATC CACAATAGGTGAGATGCTGGCAAAATTTATGAATGGCAGCTTTCTTGATGCTGATGATTACCACCCACTATCAAATAAAG AAAAGATGCATAAAGGGATCCCACTAACAGATGAAGATCGAATTCCATGGCTTGAAACACTGCAGGATACCTTACGAGAGAGCTTAATCAGTGGAAAATTTGTGATTCTTGGGTGTTCTGCTCTCCAGAAGCGATACAGAAACATTCTCAGATCTGCTGACCCAAATTATGATGTGGGAAGCTATGCCAGTGTGGTAAAGTTTGTTTTATTGGATGCCCCGGCCGAAGTGCTTGCTGCTCGTTTAGAGAAAAGAGCTGCAGAAGGGAATCATTTCATGCCTGCTAAGCTTTTGCAATCTCAGTTAGACTTGCTTCAGATAGATGAATTGGAAGGAATATTTAAGGTAGATGCCACTCTAAGTCCACAGACGATTATAAGTATCATATACACTTGGATTTTTCCACCTCAGGAGAATAAGAATCTGTAA
- the LOC132168166 gene encoding gluconokinase isoform X1, with protein MCSLVQGIPMLYLGEESVTLLTFKGIAVVIMGVSGAGKSTIGEMLAKFMNGSFLDADDYHPLSNKEKMHKGIPLTDEDRIPWLETLQDTLRESLISGKFVILGCSALQKRYRNILRSADPNYDVGSYASVVKFVLLDAPAEVLAARLEKRAAEGNHFMPAKLLQSQLDLLQIDELEGIFKVDATLSPQTIISIIYTWIFPPQENKNL; from the exons ATGTGCTCTCTTGTGCAGGGGATCCCCATGCTTTATCTAGGGGAAGAATCAGTCACACTTCTCACTTTTAAAG GAATAGCTGTTGTGATTATGGGTGTCAGTGGTGCTGGGAAATC CACAATAGGTGAGATGCTGGCAAAATTTATGAATGGCAGCTTTCTTGATGCTGATGATTACCACCCACTATCAAATAAAG AAAAGATGCATAAAGGGATCCCACTAACAGATGAAGATCGAATTCCATGGCTTGAAACACTGCAGGATACCTTACGAGAGAGCTTAATCAGTGGAAAATTTGTGATTCTTGGGTGTTCTGCTCTCCAGAAGCGATACAGAAACATTCTCAGATCTGCTGACCCAAATTATGATGTGGGAAGCTATGCCAGTGTGGTAAAGTTTGTTTTATTGGATGCCCCGGCCGAAGTGCTTGCTGCTCGTTTAGAGAAAAGAGCTGCAGAAGGGAATCATTTCATGCCTGCTAAGCTTTTGCAATCTCAGTTAGACTTGCTTCAGATAGATGAATTGGAAGGAATATTTAAGGTAGATGCCACTCTAAGTCCACAGACGATTATAAGTATCATATACACTTGGATTTTTCCACCTCAGGAGAATAAGAATCTGTAA
- the LOC132168166 gene encoding gluconokinase isoform X4, protein MGVSGAGKSTIGEMLAKFMNGSFLDADDYHPLSNKEKMHKGIPLTDEDRIPWLETLQDTLRESLISGKFVILGCSALQKRYRNILRSADPNYDVGSYASVVKFVLLDAPAEVLAARLEKRAAEGNHFMPAKLLQSQLDLLQIDELEGIFKVDATLSPQTIISIIYTWIFPPQENKNL, encoded by the exons ATGGGTGTCAGTGGTGCTGGGAAATC CACAATAGGTGAGATGCTGGCAAAATTTATGAATGGCAGCTTTCTTGATGCTGATGATTACCACCCACTATCAAATAAAG AAAAGATGCATAAAGGGATCCCACTAACAGATGAAGATCGAATTCCATGGCTTGAAACACTGCAGGATACCTTACGAGAGAGCTTAATCAGTGGAAAATTTGTGATTCTTGGGTGTTCTGCTCTCCAGAAGCGATACAGAAACATTCTCAGATCTGCTGACCCAAATTATGATGTGGGAAGCTATGCCAGTGTGGTAAAGTTTGTTTTATTGGATGCCCCGGCCGAAGTGCTTGCTGCTCGTTTAGAGAAAAGAGCTGCAGAAGGGAATCATTTCATGCCTGCTAAGCTTTTGCAATCTCAGTTAGACTTGCTTCAGATAGATGAATTGGAAGGAATATTTAAGGTAGATGCCACTCTAAGTCCACAGACGATTATAAGTATCATATACACTTGGATTTTTCCACCTCAGGAGAATAAGAATCTGTAA
- the LOC132171759 gene encoding protein MODIFYING WALL LIGNIN-1-like produces MDGRVVVTCTVVGLLGLLSAAAGFAAEATRITRSQVYDCALYPESPAVALGLIAALSLMIAQIIITVSTGCICCCQRRFQFPSDKNTRLARVSWSLFVIAFVLLVVGAVFNDQNTEENMYLSNGKCYVVKPGVFAGGALLSLVCVTLGIISYVTLTSAKNSNNPPAGNPNEGEIAIGQPQFPPQRTQQPV; encoded by the exons atggaTGGAAGGGTTGTGGTGACATGCACTGTTGTGGGACTCTTGGGGCTATTATCCGCTGCTGCTGGTTTTGCTGCCGAGGCTACAAGGATTACG CGTTCTCAGGTTTATGATTGTGCATTATACCCTGAGAGTCCAGCCGTGGCTCTTGGTTTAATTGCTGCACTAAGCCTTATGATAGCTCAAATAATCATAACCGTCTCAACCGGGTGTATCTGTTGTTGCCAAAGAAGATTTCAATTTCCTTCTGACAAAAATACGAGGCTAGCACGGGTTTCTTG GTCATTATTTGTGatagcttttgttttgttggtggtTGGTGCTgtatttaatgatcaaaatactgaagAGAACATGTACTTAAGCAATGGCAAGTGCTATGTTGTGAAACCTGGAGTCTTTGCTGGAGGTGCCCTTTTGTCCCTTGTATGCGTGACTCTTGGTATTATCTCCTATGTCACCCTAACTTCAGCCAAGAACAGTAACAACCCACCGGCCGGCAATCCTAATGAAGGAGAGATAGCTATTGGACAACCTCAGTTCCCACCACAGAGGACTCAACAACCtgtttga